In the genome of Perca fluviatilis chromosome 4, GENO_Pfluv_1.0, whole genome shotgun sequence, one region contains:
- the LOC120557624 gene encoding LOW QUALITY PROTEIN: cytokine-inducible SH2-containing protein-like (The sequence of the model RefSeq protein was modified relative to this genomic sequence to represent the inferred CDS: deleted 1 base in 1 codon) — MVARAVTIFHYEERGGSLWAAEPPPACDTAEDLRCITTSFQYLRTSGWYWGSISAGEAREALLKKSEGTFLVRDSSHPQYMLALSVKTRIGPTSVRIEYSRGSFWLDSISPGLPHLQSFPDVLSLIQHYTGSGHMPQGQASNDSHPQTKPDPAKHMAKDSGVPLKLTQPLHKPEAFPSLQHLTRITINRHTNSPDQLPLPKPLLHYLQDYRFHI, encoded by the exons ATGGTTGCCCGGGCAGTGACCATTTTTCATTATGAGGAGCGAGGAGGTTCATTATGGGCGGCA GAACCTCCTCCAGCCTGTGACACAGCAGAGGACCTCCGCTGCATCACCACATCCTTCCAGTATCTACGGACCTCAG GCTGGTACTGGGGCTCCATCTCAGCGGGTGAAGCTCGGGAAGCTCTCCTAAAAAAGTCTGAAGGCACATTTCTGGTGCGGGACAGCAGTCATCCTCAGTACATGCTGGCCCTGTCAGTGAAGACCCGAATTGGACCCACCAGTGTACGCATAGAGTACAGCAGGGGCTCTTTCTGGCTGGACTCCATTTCCCCAGGCCTGCCTCACCTGCAGTCCTTCCCAGATGTTCTCAGCCTCATACAGCACTACACGGGATCAGGCCACATGCCACAAGGCCAGGCGTCTAATGACAGCCATCCCCAAACAAAGCCTGACCCTGCCAAACACATGGCTAAGGACAGCGGAGTGCCTCTCAAGCTGACGCAGCCCCTGCACAAGCCAGAGGCTTTCCCTTCTTTGCAGCACCTGACTCGCATCACCatcaacagacacacaaactcgcctgaccaactgccactcCCAAAGCCTCTGCTGCACTACCTGCAGGACTATCGTTTCCACATATGA
- the LOC120557610 gene encoding twinfilin-2-like isoform X1, with the protein MFSLKWSLRFLPTQLCVTCFQPPILSFDLSALYLVTLATSELKEFLARARGGAIRIMKIVIRNEELVLDSYREPAQSWDKDYDQFLLPLLTPQEPCYILYRLDSLNAQGYEWIFIAWSPDQSPVRQKMVYAATRATLKKEFGGGHIKDEMFGTVEDDLCFQGYLRHMSSCCSPAPLTAAEQELQRIKVTEDKVVWDERRRIGTPTARARVTMEFGLDKRAQTLQGLAFPLQEEAKRALQQLKQRRINYIQLRLDVEKETIELVHTKPTETHELPYRIPTDSPRYHFFIFKHSHQGQRQEALVFIYSMPGYTCSIKERMLYSSCKNRLLDDVERDYQLEVTKKMEIDNGDGLTEDFLYEEVHPIEHTLKQAFAKPRGPGGMRGNKRLIKDAGENGEES; encoded by the exons ATGTTCTCCCTGAAGTGGAGTCTCAGGTTCTTACCTACCCAACTCTGTGTCACTTGCTTTCAACCCCCCATCCTCAGTTTTGACTTGTCCGCCTTATATTTGGTTACTTTAGCAACATCTGAGCTGAAAGAGTTTCTGGCCCGAGCGAGGGGAGGTGCCATCAGAATAATGAAGATTGTCATCAGAAATG AGGAGTTGGTGTTAGATTCATACAGAGAGCCAGCACAGAGCTGGGACAAGGATTACGATCAGTTCCTGCTTCCTCTGCTTACGCCTCAGGAACCCTGCTACATCCTCTACCGTCTGGACTCCCTGAATGCACAGGGATATGAGTGGATCTTCATCGCCTGGTCACCTGACCAATCACCA GTGAGGCAGAAGATGGTGTATGCAGCGACCCGTGCCACACTGAAGAAAGAGTTTGGAGGAGGTCACATTAAAGATGAAATGTTTGGCACGGTCGAG GATGACCTGTGCTTCCAGGGATACCTGCGACACATGTCCTCCTGCTGCTCCCCGGCTCCGCTAACAGCAGCTGAGCAGGAATTACAACGAATTAAAGTCACAGAG GATAAAGTTGTGTGG GATGAACGTAGACGAATTGGAACTCCAACAGCACGAGCAAGG GTTACAATGGAGTTTGGCTTGGACAAAAGGGCACAGACTCTTCAAGGTCTTGCATTCCCATTACAAGAAGAGGCCAAACGAGCTCTGCAGCAACTCAAGCAGAGACGCATCAACTACATACAGCTG AGGCTGGATGTGGAGAAAGAGACCATTGAGCTGGTTCACACCAAACCAACGGAGACCCACGAGCTTCCCTACAGGATTCCCACGGATTCACCTAGATACCACTTCTTCATCTTCAAACATTCCCACCAGGGCCAGCGGCAGGAGGCACTGG TGTTCATATATTCGATGCCTGGGTACACCTGTAGTATCAAGGAACGGATGTTATATTCCAGCTGTAAGAACAGGCTACTGGACGATGTGGAGAGAGACTACCAGCTAGAGGTCACCAAAAAG atggAGATAGACAATGGTGACGGCCTGACAGAAGACTTTCTGTACGAGGAGGTCCACCCAATTGAACACACCTTAAAGCAGGCCTTTGCCAAGCCCCGCGGACCAGGAGGGATGAGGGGTAACAAACGCCTCATCAAGGATGCAGGGGAGAATGGGGAAGAAAGTTAG
- the LOC120557610 gene encoding twinfilin-2-like isoform X2, giving the protein MSHQTGIDATSELKEFLARARGGAIRIMKIVIRNEELVLDSYREPAQSWDKDYDQFLLPLLTPQEPCYILYRLDSLNAQGYEWIFIAWSPDQSPVRQKMVYAATRATLKKEFGGGHIKDEMFGTVEDDLCFQGYLRHMSSCCSPAPLTAAEQELQRIKVTEDKVVWDERRRIGTPTARARVTMEFGLDKRAQTLQGLAFPLQEEAKRALQQLKQRRINYIQLRLDVEKETIELVHTKPTETHELPYRIPTDSPRYHFFIFKHSHQGQRQEALVFIYSMPGYTCSIKERMLYSSCKNRLLDDVERDYQLEVTKKMEIDNGDGLTEDFLYEEVHPIEHTLKQAFAKPRGPGGMRGNKRLIKDAGENGEES; this is encoded by the exons ATGTCACACCAAACCGGAATTGACG CAACATCTGAGCTGAAAGAGTTTCTGGCCCGAGCGAGGGGAGGTGCCATCAGAATAATGAAGATTGTCATCAGAAATG AGGAGTTGGTGTTAGATTCATACAGAGAGCCAGCACAGAGCTGGGACAAGGATTACGATCAGTTCCTGCTTCCTCTGCTTACGCCTCAGGAACCCTGCTACATCCTCTACCGTCTGGACTCCCTGAATGCACAGGGATATGAGTGGATCTTCATCGCCTGGTCACCTGACCAATCACCA GTGAGGCAGAAGATGGTGTATGCAGCGACCCGTGCCACACTGAAGAAAGAGTTTGGAGGAGGTCACATTAAAGATGAAATGTTTGGCACGGTCGAG GATGACCTGTGCTTCCAGGGATACCTGCGACACATGTCCTCCTGCTGCTCCCCGGCTCCGCTAACAGCAGCTGAGCAGGAATTACAACGAATTAAAGTCACAGAG GATAAAGTTGTGTGG GATGAACGTAGACGAATTGGAACTCCAACAGCACGAGCAAGG GTTACAATGGAGTTTGGCTTGGACAAAAGGGCACAGACTCTTCAAGGTCTTGCATTCCCATTACAAGAAGAGGCCAAACGAGCTCTGCAGCAACTCAAGCAGAGACGCATCAACTACATACAGCTG AGGCTGGATGTGGAGAAAGAGACCATTGAGCTGGTTCACACCAAACCAACGGAGACCCACGAGCTTCCCTACAGGATTCCCACGGATTCACCTAGATACCACTTCTTCATCTTCAAACATTCCCACCAGGGCCAGCGGCAGGAGGCACTGG TGTTCATATATTCGATGCCTGGGTACACCTGTAGTATCAAGGAACGGATGTTATATTCCAGCTGTAAGAACAGGCTACTGGACGATGTGGAGAGAGACTACCAGCTAGAGGTCACCAAAAAG atggAGATAGACAATGGTGACGGCCTGACAGAAGACTTTCTGTACGAGGAGGTCCACCCAATTGAACACACCTTAAAGCAGGCCTTTGCCAAGCCCCGCGGACCAGGAGGGATGAGGGGTAACAAACGCCTCATCAAGGATGCAGGGGAGAATGGGGAAGAAAGTTAG